The proteins below come from a single Aegilops tauschii subsp. strangulata cultivar AL8/78 chromosome 6, Aet v6.0, whole genome shotgun sequence genomic window:
- the LOC109760684 gene encoding probable pinoresinol-lariciresinol reductase 3 isoform X1, with protein MSEEAARSRVLVVGATGRLGGSLVRASLAAGHPTFALIRPHYFALPDSAPLKPLAAAGATILKGSLDDYWSLLEAVRQVDVVICAVPTKHALEQKPLIRAIKEAGCVKRFIPAEFGVDHTKVQICDMDHGFYEKKAEIRRLIESEDIPHTYIYCNFLMRYLLPSLVQPGLDAPPRDEVTIFGGGDTKGLVILLLSNLLSDTWNVKCFFHVLFFSLKEDFVSAGIFVEEGDVAKFTVCTIEDPRTLNMTLYLRPLGNIYSLNELVSLWETKINKCLKKIHITEEQLLKNIQNAPFPLKMDLIFIYSAFVKGDHTYFEIDSRSEGTQLYPDVKYTTVSEYLDTLV; from the exons ATGTCAGAGGAGGCGGCGAGGAGCAGGGTCCTGGTGGTCGGCGCCACCGGCCGCCTCGGGGGAAGCCTCGTGCGCGCGAGCCTCGCCGCCGGCCACCCCACCTTCGCGCTCATTCGCCCGCACTACTTCGCTCTCCCCGACTCCGCCCCTCTCAAGCCGCTCGCCGCGGCCGGCGCCACCATCCTCAAG GGGTCGCTGGACGATTACTGGAGCTTGCTGGAAGCCGTGCGGCAGGTGGACGTGGTCATCTGCGCGGTGCCCACGAAGCATGCGCTCGAGCAGAAGCCTCTGATTCGGGCTATAAAGGAAGCTGGGTGCGTGAAG AGATTTATTCCGGCGGAATTTGGAGTTGATCACACAAAGGTGCAGATTTGTGACATGGACCATGGCTTCTATGAGAAGAAAGCTGAAATCCGCCGTTTAATAGAGAGCGAGGATATTCCTCACACGTACATCTACTGCAACTTCCTGATGCGCTATTTGCTTCCTTCGCTAGTGCAGCCGGGTTTAGATGCCCCTCCAAGAGATGAAGTTACGATATTTGGTGGAGGAGATACTAAAGGTCTGGTGATATTACTTCTCTCTAATCTGCTGTCTGATACCTGGAATGTAAAATGTTTCTTCCATGTTCTGTTTTTTTCCCTCAAGGAAGATTTTGTCTCTGCAGGTATCTTCGTTGAAGAGGGCGATGTGGCTAAATTTACGGTGTGTACCATAGAGGACCCCAGAACATTAAACATGACATTGTATCTGAGACCTCTGGGAAATATCTACTCACTGAATGAATTGGTTAGCCTCTGGGAGACAAAAATCAACAAATGCCTAAAAAAGATACATATAACTGAAGAGCAACTCCTTAAAAACATTCAGA ATGCACCGTTTCCTCTGAAAATGGATTTGATATTTATATATTCAGCTTTTGTTAAGGGTGATCACACGTATTTTGAAATTGACTCAAGAAGTGAAGGAACTCAACTGTATCCTGATGTAAAGTATACCACAGTTAGCGAGTACTTGGATACACTAGTTTAG
- the LOC109760684 gene encoding probable pinoresinol-lariciresinol reductase 3 isoform X2, translated as MSEEAARSRVLVVGATGRLGGSLVRASLAAGHPTFALIRPHYFALPDSAPLKPLAAAGATILKGSLDDYWSLLEAVRQVDVVICAVPTKHALEQKPLIRAIKEAGCVKRFIPAEFGVDHTKVQICDMDHGFYEKKAEIRRLIESEDIPHTYIYCNFLMRYLLPSLVQPGLDAPPRDEVTIFGGGDTKGIFVEEGDVAKFTVCTIEDPRTLNMTLYLRPLGNIYSLNELVSLWETKINKCLKKIHITEEQLLKNIQNAPFPLKMDLIFIYSAFVKGDHTYFEIDSRSEGTQLYPDVKYTTVSEYLDTLV; from the exons ATGTCAGAGGAGGCGGCGAGGAGCAGGGTCCTGGTGGTCGGCGCCACCGGCCGCCTCGGGGGAAGCCTCGTGCGCGCGAGCCTCGCCGCCGGCCACCCCACCTTCGCGCTCATTCGCCCGCACTACTTCGCTCTCCCCGACTCCGCCCCTCTCAAGCCGCTCGCCGCGGCCGGCGCCACCATCCTCAAG GGGTCGCTGGACGATTACTGGAGCTTGCTGGAAGCCGTGCGGCAGGTGGACGTGGTCATCTGCGCGGTGCCCACGAAGCATGCGCTCGAGCAGAAGCCTCTGATTCGGGCTATAAAGGAAGCTGGGTGCGTGAAG AGATTTATTCCGGCGGAATTTGGAGTTGATCACACAAAGGTGCAGATTTGTGACATGGACCATGGCTTCTATGAGAAGAAAGCTGAAATCCGCCGTTTAATAGAGAGCGAGGATATTCCTCACACGTACATCTACTGCAACTTCCTGATGCGCTATTTGCTTCCTTCGCTAGTGCAGCCGGGTTTAGATGCCCCTCCAAGAGATGAAGTTACGATATTTGGTGGAGGAGATACTAAAG GTATCTTCGTTGAAGAGGGCGATGTGGCTAAATTTACGGTGTGTACCATAGAGGACCCCAGAACATTAAACATGACATTGTATCTGAGACCTCTGGGAAATATCTACTCACTGAATGAATTGGTTAGCCTCTGGGAGACAAAAATCAACAAATGCCTAAAAAAGATACATATAACTGAAGAGCAACTCCTTAAAAACATTCAGA ATGCACCGTTTCCTCTGAAAATGGATTTGATATTTATATATTCAGCTTTTGTTAAGGGTGATCACACGTATTTTGAAATTGACTCAAGAAGTGAAGGAACTCAACTGTATCCTGATGTAAAGTATACCACAGTTAGCGAGTACTTGGATACACTAGTTTAG